One Vallitalea pronyensis genomic region harbors:
- a CDS encoding DNA-formamidopyrimidine glycosylase family protein: MLEIPEVIALSHQINERLVGREVTEVIANHSPHKFAWFYEDSDDYAHRLVGKVIDNAKPYGGLIEVSLGDIRIVFMDGVALRLIMKGEKLPKKHQLLIKFDDDSTLIASVQMYGGMLCFKEGTYDNMYYQVAKTKPSPLTEAFDKPYFSSLLDDPCVQKKSVKALLATEQRIPGLGNGVLQDILFNAHIHPKQKVSSLTEEEIDTLFHAIKATLHEMTMHGGRDTEKDLFGCPGGYKTKLSKIAYKEPCRACGGTIIKKAYMGGSIYYCEHCQPLD; encoded by the coding sequence ATGCTTGAAATTCCAGAAGTTATTGCATTATCTCATCAAATAAATGAAAGGCTTGTGGGTAGAGAAGTGACTGAAGTCATAGCCAACCATTCACCACACAAATTCGCTTGGTTTTATGAAGACTCAGACGATTATGCTCATCGTTTAGTAGGAAAAGTCATTGATAATGCAAAACCATATGGTGGTCTTATTGAAGTGAGTTTAGGTGACATACGAATCGTATTCATGGATGGTGTTGCCTTAAGGTTGATCATGAAAGGGGAGAAGCTCCCTAAAAAGCATCAACTGCTGATAAAGTTTGATGATGATTCCACATTGATAGCATCTGTACAAATGTATGGCGGCATGTTGTGTTTTAAGGAAGGAACTTATGATAACATGTATTATCAGGTTGCAAAAACAAAGCCATCACCTCTCACAGAGGCATTTGATAAACCGTATTTTTCAAGTCTTTTGGATGATCCATGTGTTCAAAAGAAAAGTGTAAAAGCGCTCCTTGCAACAGAACAAAGGATACCAGGCCTGGGAAATGGGGTATTACAAGATATTTTATTCAATGCCCATATACATCCTAAACAAAAAGTATCTTCTTTGACAGAGGAAGAAATCGATACATTGTTTCATGCCATAAAGGCAACTTTACATGAAATGACCATGCATGGTGGACGGGATACAGAAAAAGATTTGTTTGGTTGTCCAGGTGGTTACAAAACAAAACTCAGTAAAATTGCCTATAAAGAACCTTGTAGAGCATGTGGGGGAACCATTATTAAGAAAGCTTACATGGGCGGTAGTATTTATTACTGCGAGCATTGCCAACCACTGGATTAA
- a CDS encoding MFS transporter, giving the protein MGNVFRDKKKEVRVYFLILALTALALALSNNIFGNYFKDAYQVTPFQRGLIEFPREIPGILCVFMVSALSFMGDIRLSIVAQILSFIGIAVLGFVTPTFSVMLIFLFINSMGMHLFFPLQDSIGIALIDDDKQVGKIMGQYKGTFTAFSMIGGIIVFIGFRTGIFSFTTKIKHVFVIDALLFLMIIGLFIYLMVLLKKPLIKKKTFKSIYRKEYKYYYILAIMNGVQKQIMIVYGPWVLIEILNKKADVLAVLAIIGSFIGMFFIPAIGRWIDRFGIRKLLFADAISFIGVYTAYGLITAGFATGYLELVGIPVLLAYGMIIIDRMSMQMSMIRTVYLKSIAVEQSDITSTLSLGISMDHVVSIACAFAGGIVWGTWGPQYIFFFAAGLSFINLYVATRIKEKAV; this is encoded by the coding sequence ATGGGGAATGTTTTTAGAGATAAGAAGAAAGAAGTCAGGGTCTATTTTTTAATCTTAGCACTAACGGCTTTAGCGTTAGCATTATCCAATAATATTTTTGGAAATTATTTTAAGGATGCTTATCAAGTCACACCATTCCAGCGGGGGCTTATTGAATTTCCACGTGAAATACCAGGTATACTGTGCGTGTTTATGGTATCCGCATTATCCTTTATGGGTGATATACGTTTATCAATCGTTGCTCAGATACTAAGCTTTATTGGTATTGCGGTTCTTGGATTTGTGACACCCACTTTTTCAGTTATGCTTATTTTTCTATTTATTAATTCAATGGGAATGCATTTATTTTTTCCATTGCAAGACAGCATTGGTATAGCGCTCATTGATGATGATAAACAAGTGGGTAAGATTATGGGCCAGTACAAAGGCACCTTTACAGCTTTTAGCATGATTGGCGGTATTATCGTATTTATAGGATTTCGTACAGGTATTTTTAGTTTTACAACTAAGATTAAACATGTCTTTGTTATCGATGCCCTTTTATTTTTAATGATTATAGGCTTGTTTATTTACCTGATGGTGTTATTAAAGAAACCTCTTATTAAGAAAAAAACATTTAAATCCATATACCGGAAAGAGTATAAATATTATTACATATTAGCCATTATGAATGGGGTTCAAAAGCAGATCATGATTGTATATGGACCATGGGTTCTTATTGAAATACTAAATAAAAAAGCAGATGTACTGGCTGTACTGGCCATTATTGGCAGTTTCATTGGGATGTTTTTTATTCCTGCCATTGGTCGGTGGATTGACAGGTTTGGTATACGTAAGCTTTTATTCGCTGATGCCATTTCTTTTATTGGGGTTTATACCGCCTATGGGCTTATTACGGCAGGCTTCGCTACTGGATACCTAGAACTTGTTGGCATACCTGTTTTATTGGCTTATGGTATGATTATTATTGACCGTATGTCCATGCAGATGAGTATGATAAGAACCGTTTATTTAAAATCCATAGCCGTGGAACAATCGGATATCACATCTACCTTATCATTGGGGATTAGTATGGATCATGTGGTTTCTATTGCGTGTGCTTTTGCAGGCGGTATTGTTTGGGGGACATGGGGGCCCCAATACATATTCTTTTTTGCTGCTGGGTTATCGTTTATTAATTTATATGTGGCGACGCGTATAAAAGAAAAGGCGGTTTAA
- a CDS encoding TerD family protein: protein MRSKVFVEGGTHELPNIYIATLLKNIENLGYTLAKDLLCVIKTLTPTDFEQFYFELVEALKSAIGANAIYKPMYPNFPKQVMGMDEYELYSNAIMHYLSFGTLLPEYEKDERFPLLDLTKLKVIALGNEHEFMHIFTHLVNAKTSISEIDKKTLEWFIAYYGRDIVDYLPDKITLKENIALVSKLLLEHEIFSQKQLFKYFNTSTDVLRLAVCLSDGDISLATNTRFRSFKRAERRLLLALLEQCNHIEEDMITYKGQWIRLGERIHPGEYYKKYPNTYKSFQILRDNKKIETFNSKVEKALLYNNSEHAVHLLKRKPGEFARRLDHLLRISHTDCHMILSKFKNVANQVSSTVLLQVMAHFKNRNTHSDIRVFFPKGNVGKAYSIPNELPDIDQTTCQEVVKICEGVLINKYMEKDTLGHVYIDKRLKNYIVPFSQRSANKSLKTIVRGSKIHLHEAAKTIRSFIYWKEAKDSTTDIDLSAVMYDSKWHYIEHISYTHLKSDTYKACHSGDIVSAPHGASEFIDLDIESVRQYGGRYIVLSVNSFSQHKLSELPECFMGWMTRECPNSGEIYEPKTVQNKIDITSQTLISIPIIIDVIDNKIIWTDLSLTHHPFWCNNIEGNQKGMILIGKAMTNFAKPSLYDLFMLHAMARGKLCYNIDEADTIFSIDRGVTPFDNDIIISEYL from the coding sequence ATGAGAAGTAAAGTATTTGTAGAAGGTGGCACACATGAGTTACCTAATATATACATAGCTACACTATTGAAAAATATAGAAAATTTGGGATATACTTTAGCAAAAGATTTATTATGTGTCATAAAAACATTGACACCGACTGACTTTGAACAATTTTATTTTGAGCTGGTTGAAGCTCTCAAGAGTGCAATAGGAGCAAATGCTATCTATAAACCCATGTATCCTAATTTCCCTAAGCAGGTTATGGGTATGGATGAATACGAGCTCTATTCAAATGCCATCATGCATTATCTTTCCTTTGGTACATTGTTACCAGAATATGAAAAAGATGAACGATTCCCTTTGTTAGACTTGACAAAGTTAAAGGTTATTGCGTTAGGTAATGAACATGAATTTATGCACATATTTACTCATTTGGTTAACGCTAAAACATCTATATCTGAAATCGACAAAAAAACTTTAGAATGGTTTATAGCATATTATGGCAGGGATATCGTCGATTATTTACCAGATAAAATTACTTTAAAAGAAAATATTGCACTGGTTTCTAAATTATTGTTAGAGCATGAAATCTTTAGTCAGAAGCAATTATTCAAATACTTTAATACCTCTACAGATGTATTGAGATTAGCTGTGTGCCTATCAGATGGCGACATTAGCTTAGCAACTAATACAAGGTTTCGTAGTTTTAAGCGAGCTGAGCGAAGATTATTATTGGCATTACTTGAACAATGTAATCATATAGAAGAAGATATGATTACATACAAGGGACAATGGATAAGGCTAGGGGAAAGAATACACCCTGGTGAATACTATAAAAAATATCCAAATACATATAAAAGTTTTCAAATATTAAGAGATAATAAAAAGATTGAAACATTTAATTCAAAAGTAGAAAAGGCATTATTGTATAATAATAGTGAACATGCGGTCCACTTACTTAAAAGAAAGCCTGGCGAATTCGCTAGAAGACTAGACCATTTATTAAGAATAAGTCATACCGATTGTCATATGATTCTGTCTAAATTTAAAAATGTAGCCAATCAAGTATCAAGTACAGTGTTGTTACAAGTGATGGCACATTTTAAAAATAGAAATACCCATAGCGATATTAGAGTCTTTTTCCCTAAAGGGAATGTAGGAAAAGCTTATAGTATTCCTAATGAACTACCTGACATAGATCAAACAACATGTCAAGAAGTTGTAAAGATATGTGAAGGGGTTCTCATCAATAAGTATATGGAAAAAGATACTTTAGGTCATGTTTATATCGATAAGCGATTAAAAAATTATATCGTACCATTCTCTCAAAGGTCCGCAAATAAGTCTCTTAAAACAATCGTACGTGGTTCAAAGATTCATTTGCATGAAGCTGCAAAAACCATTAGGAGTTTTATTTATTGGAAAGAAGCAAAAGATAGCACAACAGATATTGATTTGTCAGCAGTCATGTATGATTCCAAGTGGCATTATATTGAACATATCTCATACACTCATTTAAAATCAGATACTTATAAAGCATGTCATAGTGGAGATATTGTGTCTGCACCTCATGGAGCAAGTGAATTTATTGATTTAGATATTGAATCTGTACGACAATATGGTGGACGTTATATTGTATTATCCGTAAATTCGTTTTCACAACATAAGCTAAGTGAATTACCAGAGTGTTTTATGGGATGGATGACAAGAGAATGCCCTAATTCTGGGGAAATATATGAACCAAAAACAGTTCAAAATAAAATAGATATTACGTCACAAACATTGATTAGTATTCCTATCATCATCGATGTTATTGATAACAAAATAATTTGGACAGATTTATCATTAACGCATCATCCATTTTGGTGTAATAACATTGAAGGTAATCAAAAAGGGATGATACTAATAGGGAAGGCTATGACAAATTTTGCAAAACCATCATTATATGATTTGTTTATGCTTCACGCCATGGCTAGAGGTAAACTATGTTACAATATAGATGAAGCAGACACTATTTTTTCTATTGATAGAGGAGTTACGCCTTTTGATAATGACATCATTATTTCTGAATATTTATAG
- a CDS encoding FMN-binding protein: MKKKIIIGIIVVCVVLVGVFLKVKSTTYEPVQASMNLSEVADGTYEGSSETNLVKVTVAVTVKDHKIENIDIKNHTHGLGKKAEAIVDDIMAHQTLQVDGVSGATMSSNVIKLAIEEALK; this comes from the coding sequence ATGAAAAAGAAAATTATTATTGGAATAATCGTGGTATGTGTTGTGTTGGTAGGTGTTTTTCTTAAGGTAAAGTCAACAACGTATGAGCCTGTTCAGGCAAGTATGAATTTATCGGAAGTTGCAGATGGCACATATGAAGGCAGCAGTGAGACGAATCTTGTTAAGGTTACGGTTGCTGTGACAGTTAAAGACCACAAGATAGAAAACATTGACATTAAAAATCATACCCATGGTTTAGGTAAAAAAGCAGAAGCCATTGTGGATGATATTATGGCCCATCAAACATTGCAGGTAGACGGTGTTAGTGGAGCGACCATGAGCAGTAATGTTATAAAATTAGCTATTGAGGAGGCGTTAAAGTGA
- a CDS encoding flavodoxin domain-containing protein, protein MSVLIVYGTKYGFTTQCVDALASELQDEDIKKINLQTDNLPNLSGFDKIIIGGSIYAGMLRKNVKKFCQENKGIILDKKIGLFITCASDGETAEKQLHSNFDDELYQHATVKDYLGGKFDSEKAKFFDRFIIKMVSKSNKDKPQKIFGIEKERVRLFAEKMNQL, encoded by the coding sequence GTGAGTGTACTCATTGTATATGGAACAAAATATGGTTTTACAACCCAATGTGTGGATGCTTTAGCCAGTGAGCTTCAGGATGAAGACATTAAAAAAATTAATTTGCAGACAGATAACCTGCCTAATCTCAGTGGGTTTGATAAGATTATTATTGGTGGGTCCATCTATGCAGGTATGTTAAGAAAAAATGTGAAAAAGTTCTGCCAAGAGAACAAAGGTATTATTTTGGATAAAAAAATCGGCTTATTCATAACCTGTGCTTCAGATGGTGAGACAGCAGAGAAACAGTTACACAGTAACTTCGATGACGAACTATATCAGCACGCAACAGTGAAGGATTATCTTGGGGGTAAATTTGATTCAGAGAAAGCCAAATTTTTTGATCGTTTTATCATTAAAATGGTATCTAAGAGTAATAAGGATAAGCCGCAGAAAATCTTTGGCATAGAGAAAGAGCGTGTACGTTTATTTGCAGAAAAAATGAATCAGTTATAA
- a CDS encoding helix-turn-helix transcriptional regulator — MKINRLLEITMILLNKGTVTAGYLAERFGVSTRTIYRDIDELTLSGIPIYTNKGKGGGISLLENFSINRTLLSTKEKESILLALRTLQAVQYPEIDTVFHKLGAVFDKLPINDWVEVDFTSWGTNPSRDNRFELIKQAILERQHLSFHYVNTLNQRSIRKIAPMKLIYKSSSWYLKGVCVDKQAYRIFKITRMKQVKRLHETFDRQEYQVLEGYQDAVTDIHRQPIEMTLRFHPSMLYRLYDEYENNMTQLPDGRYEVIVRYPYDEWIFGYIFSFGHSVEVVEPGWLRDEIHNRLQMMLEQYKADARNHS; from the coding sequence ATGAAGATTAATCGATTATTAGAAATAACCATGATTCTACTAAATAAAGGAACAGTAACCGCAGGGTATTTAGCGGAACGTTTTGGTGTATCCACAAGGACGATTTATAGGGATATTGATGAGTTGACTTTATCTGGTATACCCATCTATACCAATAAAGGTAAGGGGGGCGGGATTAGTCTCTTAGAGAATTTTTCCATTAACCGAACTCTTTTATCCACCAAAGAAAAAGAGAGTATACTGTTAGCCCTTAGGACCTTGCAAGCTGTTCAGTATCCAGAAATTGACACAGTCTTTCATAAATTAGGAGCTGTGTTTGATAAGCTGCCTATAAATGATTGGGTGGAAGTAGATTTCACCAGTTGGGGGACAAACCCTAGTCGTGATAATCGTTTTGAGTTAATTAAACAGGCTATTTTAGAACGCCAGCACTTATCATTTCACTATGTCAATACATTGAATCAACGATCAATCCGAAAAATTGCCCCTATGAAGCTGATTTATAAGAGTTCTTCCTGGTATTTAAAAGGGGTATGTGTGGATAAACAGGCTTATCGAATTTTTAAAATAACCCGAATGAAACAAGTAAAACGTCTTCATGAGACGTTTGACCGACAAGAGTATCAGGTGTTAGAAGGGTATCAAGATGCCGTTACGGATATACATCGACAGCCTATCGAGATGACATTAAGGTTCCATCCTTCCATGCTTTATCGCTTGTATGATGAGTATGAAAACAACATGACCCAACTGCCTGATGGCCGTTATGAAGTCATTGTTCGTTATCCTTATGATGAGTGGATATTTGGGTATATCTTTTCCTTTGGGCATTCTGTGGAGGTAGTAGAACCTGGGTGGTTAAGAGATGAAATCCATAACCGATTACAGATGATGCTTGAACAGTATAAAGCAGATGCAAGAAACCATTCATAA
- a CDS encoding immunoglobulin-like domain-containing protein codes for MRLRRLLFLVLVIGVGWLVWHLISIEMGYSNRLELSDKFYKDDIDIHQIEDNHAIYHILNPSDDIKLSLNQNTYNIGDNMVYTIKNNGSEEAVFGTVYHIEIYIRDQWYTVPFKEDIAFNSLAYTVKGQSEMSQSIWLDALYRPLKQGRYRLIKGVNGDYYSTEFQVVKSSHDED; via the coding sequence ATGCGCTTAAGAAGATTATTATTTCTTGTATTGGTCATTGGTGTAGGATGGTTGGTATGGCACCTTATAAGCATTGAAATGGGGTATTCCAACAGATTGGAACTATCTGATAAGTTTTACAAAGACGATATAGATATACATCAAATAGAAGATAACCATGCCATCTACCATATACTTAACCCATCGGATGATATTAAACTATCCCTCAATCAAAATACGTATAACATCGGAGATAACATGGTATATACCATTAAAAACAATGGTTCTGAAGAAGCTGTTTTTGGAACGGTGTATCATATTGAGATATATATACGTGATCAGTGGTATACCGTACCATTTAAAGAAGATATCGCATTTAACAGTCTGGCTTATACCGTTAAAGGCCAAAGTGAAATGAGCCAAAGCATTTGGTTAGATGCCTTATACCGTCCTCTTAAACAGGGCCGATACCGGTTGATAAAAGGGGTTAATGGTGATTATTACAGCACTGAATTTCAAGTTGTAAAGTCATCCCATGACGAAGACTGA